TCACCGCCCGGTTCCAGCAACGGGACGACGGTGATGTCGAAGACGCTGGGCTCCGGCGCGTTCGGCCGGTGCCAGATGACGTCCTGGAGCTCGGCGACGCGCAGGTCCAGCTCCACCTGCTCGATCACCGAGCGGAGCTCGACCGGCCGGTAGGACACCTCCAGATCCTGGAACGGCCGCCCGATGTCGCGGAGGTTGAGGTTGAAGAGCAGCTCGGCGCGCGAGTTCGCCAGGGCGAGGTTCCTGGAGCGGTCGAGCGCGATCTGCGCGACCGAGCCGGTGGCGAGCGCCGCCGCCTGCAGCACCGTGTGCCGCGCGTACGGGCGGGTCTGCGACGCGTCGGCGGCGGACGCCCGGGTGGCGCGGCCGCCCGGCGGGGATGATCCGATCTTCTTGAACAGCCTCATGCGGAGGTTCACCGGCTCGAACCTGTCGCTGTGGTTGAGCAGCATCTCCGCTTTGCCCAGGAAGAGGTAACCGGGGTCGGAGAGCGCGAAGTGGAAGCGGCGGACGACGCTGAGCTGGGTCTCGCTGTTGAAGTACATCAGCGTGTTGCGGGCCAGCAGGAGGTCGACCCGGGAGATCGGCGCGTCGCGCGTGAGGTCGTTGCGGCCGAAGATCAGCTGGCGCCGCAGGTCACGCCGGAACCCGAACCCCGCCTCCACCGGCTCGAAGTAGGTCTGGCGCAGCTTCTCCGGCACCTCGGCGAGCTGTCGTTCGCCGTAGACGGCCGTCCGCGCCGTCTGGAGGGCCTTCTGGTCCAGGTCCGTGGCGTATATCTTCACCCTCTCGCGGAACTGGTCCATGCCGAGCTCCTCGGCCAGCACCATCGCGAGAGTGTAGGCCTCCTCGCCCGTCGCGCAGCCCGCGCTCCAGATCCGGATCATCTTGCCCGGCCCCTTGCTCGCCAGCAGGGTGGGGATCACGGTCTCACGGAGCGTCTGCCAGGCGGCCGGATCGCGGAAGAAGGCGGTGACGTTGATCAGCAGACTGTCGAAGAGCAGGTTGAACTCCTCGGGCTCCAGCTCCAGGTAGTCACGGTACTCGCCGTGGTCACGGAGCTTGAGCGCCTCCAGACGCCTGCTGATGCGGCGTATGAGGGTGGTGCGCTTATATCCGGTGAAGTCGAAGCCGCGTGCCTCCTTCAACATGAGCAGGAGATCGTCGAATTCACGTTCGTCGCCGGGCATCACCCTGCAAGCCTAGGCCCGTCACCGACCGCTACGTGAGGGCAAGGGCTTCCTCGGTGCCGTCGATGCGGCTTTGTGGCATTCGCATCGTCCTTTTGCGGTGGCGGCCTCCAGCGGCCCGGCACGGTCGAGGATTCCGGGCGAGACTACTTTCTCCGCGCGGGGGCAGGTGCGGCACCACCGGAACGGAGGTGGCGAGATCGCCGGGCATCCTCGCGGGGAGAACGCTCAGGGCCTCCACACCACCGGCCGAAGCCGCGACGACCACCACATCACACCCGCTGGAACCTGCCACATTTAGCTTCTATCCCGCCGGGACCCATTCATACTGGGGAGTCGTAGGGTGGTCGGTAGGGCCTCGGAAAGACCCTTGAAGGGTATGGCCAATATGGACATGTCGGTGTATGTCATTCACCAATATGGTGACACGGCCCTGGTGGCCGTGATGGGCGAGCTGGACGCCTTCAACTACCGGCTGCTGGAGTCGGAGCTGGAGTCACTGATGCTCGGAGGCACACGACACATCCTCGTGGACGCCGGCGAGCTGCTTTTCTGCGACGTCAGCGGGGCCCGGGCGCTGGAGCGGATCCACGAGGGCCTCCGCGCGGCCGGAGGAGAGCTGTTCGTCGTCCCCTCCCCGACCGTGATCCGGCTGTTCAACGTGCTCTGGGGAGCACAGGGGCCCGAGCACCCCGGCCTGGTCGACATCTCCAGCCTGGACGAGTTCCCCGAGGCCTCGCCGCTCCCCCGGCGGCACGTCCCGGTCCTGCGCCGCATCGGCGGCAGGCGCCGCGCCCACCGGGACGTCGCCCCGCGCACCGGGATCCTCGCCTCGGAAACGTCCTCCCCGCCGGAGCGCACCACCTCCGCGGAAAGCACGCGAAGCACCACCGCCCTTCCGGATCCAAGGGGTGTTCCGGGGGGTACGACGCCCCCGGCCGGGCGGGAGGCGGCACACCCGCCCGCCGAACGCGCGGCGCACCCGGTGCTGGAGAGGGCAGCGCACCTGAGACGGGAGGCGGCGGCACGCCTGGAGATGCTCCGCCTCCAGACGCAGACGACCTGCGCGACGCTGGCCGAGATCCACGACCGGATGGCCGCCCTCCAGGCCGGGCTGGAAACCCACATCGCGATGCGGGCCGCGGTGAGGCGCGCCTGCGACGAGCACTTCCACCGGGCGGATCGGATGCGCGAGCTCGCCACCTCGTTCCCTGCCGGATCCGGCTGAGTCGCGCCGCGGCCGATCACCGAGCGGATGATCACGCGCCCCCGTGGTTACCGGCGGCCATGGCGGAAAGCATGATGTCGTGACTTTTCCGCTCCCCAAAGGGAGTGGATTTCCGCCGAGCCACTGCCGCAGCTCCATGAAGGGCGAGCCATATGGCGGGCGATCCCGAAGTCCATGACAACCCAGCCGCCCGCGACGAACCTCAGAAGGAATTTCGGAACGAGCGGGGCGAGGCTCGGAACGAGCGGGGCGAGCGCACCCGCGAACGCATCGCCCAGGCCGGGGAGCGGGCCGGGCAGGCCGCCGAGCGCCGCTCCGAGCTCGCCCGCGGCGAGACCGCGCCGTCCTCACTCTCGCCCCCCTCCTCACTCCCGTCGCGCACCGAACGGATGGAGCGGGCCGGCGCCCGCCTGGGAAAGGCCCGCCTGCGGGCCGACCAGGCCAGGGAACGCGCGGTGGCCGGATACCGGTCGGCGGCCCAGGCCCACAGGAACGCGGCCGCGAGTCACGACCGGGCCGCGGCGGCGGGGAGCGGGGACGCGGAGACCCACCGGCTCCAGGCGCTGGAGCATCGCCGCCAGGCCGCCGCCGACGAGCACAGGTCGTCCATGGCCGAGCGCGAAGGCCCGGTCCTCTCGGAAGGCGACCCCCTGAAAGGCGGCCCCGAACGGACCGGCCTCTGATGTGGCCTGCCCGAAGTGGCGTACGGAAACGCGCCGGAATCCGGCCGCGAGCCGGACGTGCCCGGGGTTAACGATCCCTTAGCGTGCCCCTAGCAAATTCTCCGCAAATCTTGGCACATGAGACGAATTACCCGAATCACCGTCGGAACCCTCGCGACCGCCGCCCTCCTGACCGGTGGAGGCGGCATCGCCCTCGCCGCGCACCAGACGGACAGCGCGGCGATCACCGCCACCGCGGCCGGCACCGGCACGACCGGCGCGACCGCGACCGGCGCCGCGGGCACGGCCGCCGCACCGGTCACCACCTCGGCGTACATCTCCTCCCGCAAGGCCGTGCAGATCGCCAAGAAGCGTGTTCCCGGCGCACGTGTGAGCGATGTCGAGCGCGAGTGGGAGCACGGACAGCGAGCCTGGAAGGTCGAGCTGCACAAGGGCGCCTGGGAGTACGACGTCTACGTGTCGGCGAAGACCGGGAAGATCATCAAGTTGAAGCGCGACTACGACGACTGATCAGCAGGCTTTGAGAACGGTCTCCATGGCGTTCTTCTCTCCGGCCGTCACCCACAGGCCATACTTGACCTTCACCCTGATCTGACGTTCGACGTAAGGGCACCGGTAGGCGCGGCGCGGCGGCAGCCAGGTCGCCGCGTCTCCGGCGCCCTTCTGGCTGTTCAGCGGCCCGTCCACGGCCAGCAGGTTCAGCGGGTCGTTGGCGAGCTCCTTCCGCTCGGACTCGGACCACCGCTGGGCGCCCTTCTGCCAGGCGTCGGCGAGCGCGACCACGTGGTCGATCTGCACCGCCATGCTGGTCCGCGTCCCACGCTCGAACTTGATGGTCTTGCCGCTGTACGGGTCCTCGAGAATTCCGGACTGCACGACGCAGCCGTCCCCGCCCTTCTTGAAGACCTCTTCCTTCAGATCGCGAATGAGAATGTCGTTGCGGGTGTCACAACCGTTCTTGTCGACGTCCGACCACGCCGAACCGAACTCGTCGCGATCGTACCCCGTCATCGGGGCGCGCCCCTTGACCTCGAGTTTCCCCAGGTCCTTGAGCGCCTCGGACGCGGACTGCCCGCCCCCGGAGGACCGCGTCCCCTCGTCCGCTCCTCCGCCGGGCACCGGGCCGCAACCCGCCACCGTGAACGCGATCGTCGCGACGACCACACCTCGTACCAGCGCAGCCCGCACCCTGCCACCTCTCACGCGTTCACTCTCTGAAGCGGCAAATTACCCCAGATACCGCCCTCAATCTTAAAAGCCTCAAGCAGTCTTTGGAGGAACGAGAAAATTTCTGAGCTATCAATCCACACCTTAACGACATCTCTTGCTTGACCTGCACAAAGACAATCGCCAGCACTCCGCCCGGAGATGAGAGGACGCGGCCCTTCCGAAACACACGCCCTCAGATATTCACTCAGCGCGACTATCGACTACGTAAAGCAACGATGCTCTAATGGCCAAGAGCGCTCACATTAGGTGAGCAATTCGCTACGGAGAGGAATCGCGTGAGACGGATCTCATCGCGTCATCCCCACCTCGCACGGACCGTTACGGGACTGACCACCGCCGCGGCCACCCTGATCCTGGCCTCCGGGGCTGGTTCCGCCGCGGCGGCCTCCGCCCCGGCCGCCGAGCGCCGGGCCCCCGCCCTGCCGCCGCGGGTGGTCCAGCTCGACGACAGCGCCGAGTGCCCTTTCAACAGCCTCTGCCTCTACCGTGACTACGACTTCAGCGGGCCGGGGTACAGCATCCCCGCGGGCTACCCGACCGATCTGAACGACGTGCCGATGCCGGGCGGCGTGGGCGGCTCCTCCACCGCCGCGAACAACGTCTCGTCGTGGATCAACAACACCGGCTACTACGTCCAGCTCGTCGACTACGCGGGCGCGGAGCGCAGCCTGCCTCCCTACCACTCGCTGGAAGAGTCGTTCGAGACCAACGACAGCGTCGACGCCATCTACTGGCTCTCCTGACATCGCCGGTCCGCCCCTCCCCTTCTCCCCGCACGCCCGCTCATCCGGGCCTCGGGGAGAGGGGCTCCAGGGAGAGGCGCTCCAGGGGAGAGTGCCCCGGAGATAGGCGCTCCGAGGAGAGGGGCTCCGAGGAGCCGGGGAGAAGGTCTCCCGACCGCCCGGACCAGCCGACCGGACCGCTCGCCTCAGATGTGACCGGACCACCCGGACCAGCCGGCCGAACCATCCAGACCGGATATGACCGGACCACCCGGATCAGGTGATCAGGATCCCGCCGTCGACCGGGATCACGGCCCCGGTGACGTACGAGGCGGCGTCCGAGGCGAGGAAGACCGCGGCGGCGACGAGCTCGGCCGGGTCGCCGGGACGACCCATCAGCACCCGGTGCTCAAGATGCCAGGCCAGATAGCCCTCGGCGTACTGGTCGGTCATCTCCGAGGCGAAGAAGCCCGGCTCGACGCAGTTGACCCGGATGCCGCGCCGTCCCGTCCACTGCTGGGCGAGATCGCGGGTGAGGCCGACGACCCCCGCCTTGGAGGCGCTGTAGGCGGCCTGCGGCAGCCCGGCGGTCGTCTCGCCCAGGATGCTCCCGACGTTGACGATCGAGGAGCCGGGCCTCATGACCCTGGCGCAGGCCTGCGCCATCCAGTAGGTGCCGTGCAGGTTGATGTCCACGACCTGCCGGAACTGCTCGGGCGTCTCCTTCAGCGCCGGGACCGCCGAGCCCACCCCCGCGTTGTTGATCAGAATGTCCACCGCGCCCAGTTCGGCCACCGCCGTCTCGGCCAGTGCCCGGCAGTCCTCGGGCTTGGTCACGTCGGTGACGAGGGCCACGCACCGCCTGCCGGTCTCCTCGACCAGGGCGCGGGTCTCCTCAAGGCGGTCCTTCCTGCGGGCACCGATCGCGATGTCCGCGCCCGCCTCGGCCAGCCCTCTCGCGAACGCGACCCCCAGCCCCGAGGACGCGCCGGTGACGATCGCGACCTTGCCGTCCAGCCGGAATCGTTCGAGCATCCGGATCCTCCCTCATCCACCCAACGTGCCGAATGAGATTCTAGTGACCGTGACGAGAATCGCCCGTGAGGGGGTTCCTCACGGGCGACGCGGTGTCCTGTGGACGGTTCGACGAACGGCACGGTTTCCCGGGCTCCGAGCGGTTCGGAGATGGCTCGGCCTCCCCCTCGGAAGACCGGACGACGCCACGGGCCACCGGGCGCGGCCGTGGCGAGCCGTCCTACAGGCCGTACTCCTTGGTGATCCGCTCGTGCCGCTCCACCTCGACGTCGACGGCCTTGGCCAGGTCGAGCCAGGCCAGCGGGTGCACCCAGCGCTCGGTGGCGTCGTCCAGAAGCGCGTCGAGCTCGACCGGGCTCACGTCCGGCGGGACCGCGATCCAGCCGAACACGCCGGGCAGCGGCTCGCCCGAGGTCGGGTGGGTCACCGTGTAGTTGTCGTCGCTGTAGACCCACATCGGCCAGCCGCGCTCGACCATGACGTCGTTGAACTCCGTCCAGTCGGTCTGGCTGGGAGCGGCGCCGTCGAAGAACCAGCTGGTGTAGCCACCCGGGCGGAGCATGCTGACCGCGGCGAAGGGCGGCACGAAGCTCTCCTGCTCCTCGGCGCTCTCCGGGATCGGCTCAAGCAGCTGCGGCTCGAAGACGACCAGGTCACCGGCGTTGTACTCCATGCCGGGAGGCTGGGGGATGGCCAGGCGCGCTGTCGCGGGGCCGGTGCGCACGCTCAGGACCTGGCGCTGGCTGCCGTCGGGGGCGGGAAGGATGATGCGCACCAGGCCCATCTCCTCCTCGATCGGCCCCTCGCTCGACTGCAGCGGCATCCCGATCTTGGCGGCGCCCAGGCGGACGGTCTCCCAGTCTTCCGCGGCCGTCGCCATGACGACCATTCGCCAGACGTCCTGCTGCTCGATCTCCGCGGAGTCGAGGAGATCGCGCAGGATGCCCGCACCCTTGGCGTTGTCGCCGAGCTGCTGCACCGCGGCCGACCACAGGCGGGCCGCCTCGATGCCGCCGTCCGCGGCGGCCGCCGCCTCGCCCTCGGCCGCCGCCTGCTCCCAGCGCTCCCGCGCGGTGTACAGGCGGCCCAGGGCCAGGTGGCGCTGCGCGGCGGGCAGCCGCTCGGCCACCTGCTCCAGGCGCTCGTCCTGGCGGGCCTCGATCAGCAGGCCGCTGAGGTACGACGCGTCCTGCGGGTCGGCGTTCTCGATGTCGCCGGACTCGACCAGCATGGTCCAGTAGATGTCGGCGCCCCTGGCCGGGTAGCCGAGGAAGCCCAGCGTGGTGGTGTGGCGCCGGGTCGCCTCCACGTCACGGCCGGACAGCGGGGTCAGCCAGCCCACCCAGCGCTCGGGGTCGGCGTTGAAGCCGTCGGCGGCGTCGAAGTAGCCGACCAGCTCGTCCGTGGGGCCCGGAGCCGGAAGCTCGGTGGCCTCGTCCGTCGCGGTGCGCAGCTCGGCGATCCGCTTGGCGACGTCACCGGGGCTCCTGAGCTCCCCGGCCGCCGACTCCGCCAGGTCGGCCAGGAGACGCGCCTGCCAGATCCCCTGGCGGGCGACCGCCAGGTGCCCGGCGACGAGCGCCAGCTCGACCCGGGCGCGGTAGCCGCCCATCATGGCGAAGTAGTCGATCCACTGCTTGAGCACCCGGCCCAGCTGCCAGGTGTTGGTGATCTGCGCCGCTCCGGCGAGCGCGCGGATGGCGTGCGACCACTCGACCCAGACACGGGGGTGGTCGCCGACCACGTCGAGGTCGGGCAGGGCGTCGACGGACTCCTGCACCCGGCCGAGGGTGGCGAGCACGAGCGAGCGGAGCACTCCCTCGCGGTGCTCCTTGGCCACCGGGTCGTCGGGTTTGAAACCGGTCGCGGCGTCGAGCGCGGTGAGCGCGTCCTCGGCGCGTCCGGCGGCGAGCAGCGCGCGGGCCGAGGCGGCCCCCAGCTCCCAGCTCGCCTCGCGGCCCGCGCCGCCCAGCGCCGCCACCGCGGTCTCGGCGTGGGAGACCGCCTCGTCGACACGACCCGCGTCGACCAGCGCCGCGACGTAGTGCTCGGCGACGGCGGCGAAGGCCAGCGAGCCGGGCTCGACGTCCAGGGCCGAGAGCCCGGCCAGCCGCTCGGCGGCATAGCCGGGACCGTCTGCGTTCGCCTGCGAGATGGCCAGCGCCACGACGGCACCGGGCACGGACGGGCAATCGCGGACGTCCTCCCGCCTGGTGAACTCCACCAGTGTCTCGGCGTCGGCGATCGCGACCGTCCCCTGCGCGCGGTCGCCGACGCGGCCGATCAGGTGCCAGTAGCGGGCGTAGAACTCCAGCCAGGGCAGCCGCAGGTTCTCCGCCTGCTGCGCGATGGCGGGCGCGAGCACGTCGAGCTGCGCGTACCGGCCTTCCAGCGCCTGCGCGGGCACATCTCCGATCGCCATAGCCAGACCGGTGTTACCTGCTTCATGCAGTTGCCGCTGGGTGTCGCCCACCCAGGCCCAGATGTCCACGTCCATGAGACGTCAGTCTGCCAGGTCGGGGAGCATGCCCCAAACGGCTTGACGATCCCGCACAGCCCCGGGGCCTCATCGTGTGGCCCCGCACGTGCGGATGAACACGATCTCGCCGGACGCGAGGCCCGCGGCGACACCACGAGGGTCACGGAAGATTCACCTGTACGCCCCGGAGCGTGACCTCGACGGACACACCGCG
This region of Streptosporangium sp. NBC_01495 genomic DNA includes:
- a CDS encoding CheR family methyltransferase, with protein sequence MPGDEREFDDLLLMLKEARGFDFTGYKRTTLIRRISRRLEALKLRDHGEYRDYLELEPEEFNLLFDSLLINVTAFFRDPAAWQTLRETVIPTLLASKGPGKMIRIWSAGCATGEEAYTLAMVLAEELGMDQFRERVKIYATDLDQKALQTARTAVYGERQLAEVPEKLRQTYFEPVEAGFGFRRDLRRQLIFGRNDLTRDAPISRVDLLLARNTLMYFNSETQLSVVRRFHFALSDPGYLFLGKAEMLLNHSDRFEPVNLRMRLFKKIGSSPPGGRATRASAADASQTRPYARHTVLQAAALATGSVAQIALDRSRNLALANSRAELLFNLNLRDIGRPFQDLEVSYRPVELRSVIEQVELDLRVAELQDVIWHRPNAPEPSVFDITVVPLLEPGGELVGVGVNFHDVTRYRRLRDQLEQTNRELEHAYEELQSTNEELETTNEELQSTNEELETTNEELQSTNEELETMNEELQSTNDELQQINDTLSSRSEELRRVTALVSSVVRSLGDAVAVVDTDLRVLVWSPGAEELWGLRADEAIGYRLASLDIGLPVGEILAKAQRMLDTGPEPGNGRDEGVTLDGVNRRGRPARLNVELSRLHTDDMLPHGVIMVMTLLQQEQEQEQEQEQD
- a CDS encoding chemotaxis protein CheB, whose protein sequence is MAGSSGCDVVVVAASAGGVEALSVLPARMPGDLATSVPVVPHLPPRGESSLARNPRPCRAAGGRHRKRTMRMPQSRIDGTEEALALT
- a CDS encoding STAS domain-containing protein, with the protein product MANMDMSVYVIHQYGDTALVAVMGELDAFNYRLLESELESLMLGGTRHILVDAGELLFCDVSGARALERIHEGLRAAGGELFVVPSPTVIRLFNVLWGAQGPEHPGLVDISSLDEFPEASPLPRRHVPVLRRIGGRRRAHRDVAPRTGILASETSSPPERTTSAESTRSTTALPDPRGVPGGTTPPAGREAAHPPAERAAHPVLERAAHLRREAAARLEMLRLQTQTTCATLAEIHDRMAALQAGLETHIAMRAAVRRACDEHFHRADRMRELATSFPAGSG
- a CDS encoding PepSY domain-containing protein codes for the protein MRRITRITVGTLATAALLTGGGGIALAAHQTDSAAITATAAGTGTTGATATGAAGTAAAPVTTSAYISSRKAVQIAKKRVPGARVSDVEREWEHGQRAWKVELHKGAWEYDVYVSAKTGKIIKLKRDYDD
- a CDS encoding HNH endonuclease family protein gives rise to the protein MRAALVRGVVVATIAFTVAGCGPVPGGGADEGTRSSGGGQSASEALKDLGKLEVKGRAPMTGYDRDEFGSAWSDVDKNGCDTRNDILIRDLKEEVFKKGGDGCVVQSGILEDPYSGKTIKFERGTRTSMAVQIDHVVALADAWQKGAQRWSESERKELANDPLNLLAVDGPLNSQKGAGDAATWLPPRRAYRCPYVERQIRVKVKYGLWVTAGEKNAMETVLKAC
- a CDS encoding peptidase inhibitor family I36 protein gives rise to the protein MRRISSRHPHLARTVTGLTTAAATLILASGAGSAAAASAPAAERRAPALPPRVVQLDDSAECPFNSLCLYRDYDFSGPGYSIPAGYPTDLNDVPMPGGVGGSSTAANNVSSWINNTGYYVQLVDYAGAERSLPPYHSLEESFETNDSVDAIYWLS
- a CDS encoding SDR family NAD(P)-dependent oxidoreductase produces the protein MLERFRLDGKVAIVTGASSGLGVAFARGLAEAGADIAIGARRKDRLEETRALVEETGRRCVALVTDVTKPEDCRALAETAVAELGAVDILINNAGVGSAVPALKETPEQFRQVVDINLHGTYWMAQACARVMRPGSSIVNVGSILGETTAGLPQAAYSASKAGVVGLTRDLAQQWTGRRGIRVNCVEPGFFASEMTDQYAEGYLAWHLEHRVLMGRPGDPAELVAAAVFLASDAASYVTGAVIPVDGGILIT
- a CDS encoding tetratricopeptide repeat protein, whose protein sequence is MDVDIWAWVGDTQRQLHEAGNTGLAMAIGDVPAQALEGRYAQLDVLAPAIAQQAENLRLPWLEFYARYWHLIGRVGDRAQGTVAIADAETLVEFTRREDVRDCPSVPGAVVALAISQANADGPGYAAERLAGLSALDVEPGSLAFAAVAEHYVAALVDAGRVDEAVSHAETAVAALGGAGREASWELGAASARALLAAGRAEDALTALDAATGFKPDDPVAKEHREGVLRSLVLATLGRVQESVDALPDLDVVGDHPRVWVEWSHAIRALAGAAQITNTWQLGRVLKQWIDYFAMMGGYRARVELALVAGHLAVARQGIWQARLLADLAESAAGELRSPGDVAKRIAELRTATDEATELPAPGPTDELVGYFDAADGFNADPERWVGWLTPLSGRDVEATRRHTTTLGFLGYPARGADIYWTMLVESGDIENADPQDASYLSGLLIEARQDERLEQVAERLPAAQRHLALGRLYTARERWEQAAAEGEAAAAADGGIEAARLWSAAVQQLGDNAKGAGILRDLLDSAEIEQQDVWRMVVMATAAEDWETVRLGAAKIGMPLQSSEGPIEEEMGLVRIILPAPDGSQRQVLSVRTGPATARLAIPQPPGMEYNAGDLVVFEPQLLEPIPESAEEQESFVPPFAAVSMLRPGGYTSWFFDGAAPSQTDWTEFNDVMVERGWPMWVYSDDNYTVTHPTSGEPLPGVFGWIAVPPDVSPVELDALLDDATERWVHPLAWLDLAKAVDVEVERHERITKEYGL